A genomic segment from Necator americanus strain Aroian chromosome III, whole genome shotgun sequence encodes:
- a CDS encoding hypothetical protein (NECATOR_CHRIII.G9360.T1) yields MGNTKSAGLKDETTKHKPKLSQSERKISPTHKKMSRKLHSVDSKASMSSQGNRRPILTVSQRAIIKYCIDNSKDDIADRIIRRATEKKDDFKGFLDNLPRAQRVEVSDALRVFLNGVCDNLMDSEEIQRMSEEFGAFHVPFRTYGFKPDFFACTADAVTTECTFLDQATHTPSETAGAWSTLSAFVFSAVRDGYYAELRRQRKSSNAFRNRPSVDVSSDGSVADGGSRRSASPTPDEMSQSSGPKENTTNYLLPPQVY; encoded by the exons ATGGGGAATACTAAATCAGCTGGCCTTAAGGATGAAACGACTAAGCATAAGCCGAAATTGAGTCAATCCGAAAGGAAAATCTCACCAACTCATAAGAAAATGTCCAG GAAACTGCACAGCGTTGACAGCAA AGCATCCATGTCATCTCAGGGGAATCGTAGACCAATTCTAACAGTGAGTCAACGAGCTATTATCAAGTACTGCATCGATAATTCCAAGGATGATATCG CTGATCGTATTATACGACGAGCAACGGAGAAGAAGGACGACTTTAAGGGATTTTTGGATAATCTACCGAGG GCACAACGCGTCGAAGTTTCTGATGCGTTGCGAGTGTTCCTCAACGGAGTATGTGACAACCTCATGGACTCAGAGGAAATTCAACGg ATGTCGGAGGAATTCGGCGCCTTTCATGTCCCATTCCGAACGTATGGCTTCAAACCAGATTTTTTCGCATGTACCGCTGATGCTGTAACCACGGAATGCACATTCCTTGATCAAGCAACACATACGCCAAGTGAAACTGCCGGAGCATG GTCAACGCTAAGCGCATTTGTGTTCTCAGCGGTTCGTGACGGTTATTACGCAGAGCTACGACGGCAACGTAAATCTAGTAATGCGTTTCGCAATCGACCGTCTGTCGACGTCAGTTCTGACGGAAGTGTAGCGGACGGCGGCAGCAGAAG GTCCGCTTCACCTACACCAGATGAGATGTCACAAAGCAGTGGACCTAAGGAGAACACCACTAATTATTTGCTGCCACCTCAAGTCTATTGA
- a CDS encoding hypothetical protein (NECATOR_CHRIII.G9360.T2) — translation MGNTKSAGLKDETTKHKPKLSQSERKISPTHKKMSRASMSSQGNRRPILTVSQRAIIKYCIDNSKDDIADRIIRRATEKKDDFKGFLDNLPRAQRVEVSDALRVFLNGVCDNLMDSEEIQRMSEEFGAFHVPFRTYGFKPDFFACTADAVTTECTFLDQATHTPSETAGAWSTLSAFVFSAVRDGYYAELRRQRKSSNAFRNRPSVDVSSDGSVADGGSRRSASPTPDEMSQSSGPKENTTNYLLPPQVY, via the exons ATGGGGAATACTAAATCAGCTGGCCTTAAGGATGAAACGACTAAGCATAAGCCGAAATTGAGTCAATCCGAAAGGAAAATCTCACCAACTCATAAGAAAATGTCCAG AGCATCCATGTCATCTCAGGGGAATCGTAGACCAATTCTAACAGTGAGTCAACGAGCTATTATCAAGTACTGCATCGATAATTCCAAGGATGATATCG CTGATCGTATTATACGACGAGCAACGGAGAAGAAGGACGACTTTAAGGGATTTTTGGATAATCTACCGAGG GCACAACGCGTCGAAGTTTCTGATGCGTTGCGAGTGTTCCTCAACGGAGTATGTGACAACCTCATGGACTCAGAGGAAATTCAACGg ATGTCGGAGGAATTCGGCGCCTTTCATGTCCCATTCCGAACGTATGGCTTCAAACCAGATTTTTTCGCATGTACCGCTGATGCTGTAACCACGGAATGCACATTCCTTGATCAAGCAACACATACGCCAAGTGAAACTGCCGGAGCATG GTCAACGCTAAGCGCATTTGTGTTCTCAGCGGTTCGTGACGGTTATTACGCAGAGCTACGACGGCAACGTAAATCTAGTAATGCGTTTCGCAATCGACCGTCTGTCGACGTCAGTTCTGACGGAAGTGTAGCGGACGGCGGCAGCAGAAG GTCCGCTTCACCTACACCAGATGAGATGTCACAAAGCAGTGGACCTAAGGAGAACACCACTAATTATTTGCTGCCACCTCAAGTCTATTGA
- a CDS encoding hypothetical protein (NECATOR_CHRIII.G9361.T1) has translation MYMTLLDSTDVTSTAWRIVIMGLEDEFHQLGDEFSVPVMLLEDRHYGTRGRVPPARGRVLAFPCNAICFCRFAGGYHACVSTYVTFTALKDHYGGTFAGGYHACVRLMDQCIFLGPTRKLGVSQQLLERAARAAITPPSSPPPTYGL, from the exons ATGTACATGACGTTATTAGACTCAACCGACGTGACGTCTACAGCTTGGAGGATCGTCATTATGGGACTCGAGGACGAGTTCCATCAGCTCGGGGACGAGTTCTCCGTCCCTGTAATGCT CTTGGAGGATCGTCATTATGGGACTCGAGGACGAGTTCCACCAGCTCGGGGACGAGTTCTCGCCTTCCCCTGTAATGCTATATGCTTTTGCAGATTTGCTGGCGGATATCATGCATGTGTCTCAACTTATGTGACGTTTACAGCTTTGAAGGATCATTATGGTGGGAC ATTTGCTGGCGGATATCATGCATGTGTCCGACTGATGGATCAGTGTATTTTTCTCGGACCGACAAGAAAATTGGGCGTGTCTCAGCAGCTCTTAGAGCGCGCTGCTAGAGCTGCTATTACACCACCATCATCACCACCACCGACGTATGGTCTCTGA